The sequence GAAGTTCTGCCGTATGAAGAACACGAGAAAAAGTAGAAAAGTAAATGGAAACGGAAATCAGAAGAGCTCGTCAACGATTCCTGCCAAGGTCTTGAGCTCTGGAGTGGCCGCTCCTCCTTTTATTACAACCTTTTTACCCGCCGCATACTCTACAATTTCTTGTATTTCCTTTGGTGGCTCTTTAGTGAGCAAGCTGACTACTATTATTGCAATCATTGAGAACACGAAGCCAGGTATCATTTCGTACCATGGACGCCAGCTTAAACCCGCTTGCTTCCATGCAATGACTGTAAGGGCACCCACAATCATACCTGCAATTGCCCCTTCCTTTGTGGCCCTCTTCCAATAAAGTCCCAAGATGACAACTGGGCCAAATGAACACGCTAAGCCGGCCCATGCATATAGAACTAGCTTGAACACTGTCTCAGTCGCTCCAAGTGCTAAGTAGATTGATAGCAAGCTCACTACAAGAACCGAGATTCTGCTTATCCAGACAAGCTTGTCTTGATCAGCATCTGGGTTTATCATCTTGTTGTAGATGTCTCTCGCTAATGCAGAAGCTACAACTAGGAGATATGAGTTTGCACTCGACATTATTGCCGCGGCCATGGCTGCTATCAAGATTCCAGCAAAAACAGGCGGAAGCATTTCCTTCGTCAAAGCCATTAGTGAAAGCTCAGGCTTTACATCTGGGAGGAGAACCCTTGCAGCAATACCACCAAGTGTTACCCCATAGAGAGCTATTACAGCCCAGACAACTGCTGCAAGAAGCGAGTACTTGAGCATCTTTGAATCTTTAATTGCCATGAATCTTACATGAAGCTGAGGCTGACCAAGGTAGCCAAGGTAGCCTATTGCGAGGAAGCCGAGAAGTGTTATTGGAGCAACCCAAACATTGGTAAGCTTAGGATCAATTGCATTCAGCTTATCGTACATCGCTGTAAATCCACCGATTTTTGCTATTGCAAGTCCTGGAACAACAACGGCACCAATAAACATCAGGACTGCCTGCACAACGTCGGTGTAAACCGCTGCAGCGAATCCACCAAGAAGAACATATATGAGAACAGTAAGCGCTCCGATTATAGCTCCCCATTTGTATGGGATTCCAGTTAGGAACTCAAGAGTTCTACCCATTGCAACGGTTTGAGCCGCTGTATAAGCTGTTAGGAATATAAATATTATAGCCACTGAAATTATTCTAACATAATGGCTCTGGTCATAATACCTTGCCTCGAGGAAGTCTGGAATTGTTATTGCTCCTACTTTCTCTGTAAATCTCCTAAGCCTCTTTCCGAGTATTGTGAAGTTCACTAAAGGCCCACCAGCACTTGTCATTGGCACCCAGACACTTCCGAATCCTAAAGAGTATCCTTTACCGGGCATTCCTTGGAACATATAACCACTCATTGCTGTTGCTTGGTGGGTAAGGGCTATTGTAAATGGTCCAAAGCGCCTCTTTCCAAGGAAGTATCCCTCTATCGATTCGCTGCCTATCCTATATGTTAGTACTCCAATAGCTAT is a genomic window of Thermococcus sp. M39 containing:
- a CDS encoding sodium/proline symporter yields the protein MMDIIVASFVVYLVAMIAIGVLTYRIGSESIEGYFLGKRRFGPFTIALTHQATAMSGYMFQGMPGKGYSLGFGSVWVPMTSAGGPLVNFTILGKRLRRFTEKVGAITIPDFLEARYYDQSHYVRIISVAIIFIFLTAYTAAQTVAMGRTLEFLTGIPYKWGAIIGALTVLIYVLLGGFAAAVYTDVVQAVLMFIGAVVVPGLAIAKIGGFTAMYDKLNAIDPKLTNVWVAPITLLGFLAIGYLGYLGQPQLHVRFMAIKDSKMLKYSLLAAVVWAVIALYGVTLGGIAARVLLPDVKPELSLMALTKEMLPPVFAGILIAAMAAAIMSSANSYLLVVASALARDIYNKMINPDADQDKLVWISRISVLVVSLLSIYLALGATETVFKLVLYAWAGLACSFGPVVILGLYWKRATKEGAIAGMIVGALTVIAWKQAGLSWRPWYEMIPGFVFSMIAIIVVSLLTKEPPKEIQEIVEYAAGKKVVIKGGAATPELKTLAGIVDELF